Genomic window (Lycium barbarum isolate Lr01 chromosome 2, ASM1917538v2, whole genome shotgun sequence):
tatttatcatttattatacttgataatggtcatattCTTGTGTTTTTCAAGATTTGTGTTATCAAGATTgcccttcccggttacgacttacaagatcataatcatcctttacttaaacaatatacttaataatgcttcgttcctcatactccaaagttgttttacctagccataactCGAcgtacttacattcaaatttaaccagtgcttctccgaggtacagggtgtaacactgaaagtccggggtgtaacagtttcCTTTCAacttcttttatttttcactttGTAGCTTCTTTTCACATTTTTTTTGGGGATTGATTTCATAGATAGTCACTTAACTTTTATTTTACTGCATAAAAATCACCAAATTAGTTTTCTAACGAAAAAAATATTCATTTTTATCAAAGTATGTATAACAAAGTCACTAAACTATTTTTTGTAACAAAAAAAGTCACTCAGCTTTGCTTAGAAAtcataaataattattttgaagaaataaaagaaaacgtTTATATGATAGTTAGGAAAAGCTCATTAACTGTTTTATTAGAAATAAATTCTTAGTAACATTTTGTTATACTTAAACCAAAACTGATTGATTTTTATGTTAAAAATATAGCTTACTAGTGCAATAATTATAAGTTAAGTGATCATATCTATGAAACCAGATTCATTATTCTTTAGTTATCTTGGCTTATTTGTTAATAAATATTAACAACTATTTCTTTTCAGGAAGCAACATTGAGGTCCTGAATGCATGGACTCATGTGGGATGGTGGATATTGGATACTCTGGATCAAAATTCAGCTGGTACAATAATTGGAGGTCAAGCAAGAGGATTTGGAAAAGGTTGGATAGGGTATTTATAAATGACCAATGGACTCAAAATTTGTAACGTCGTCAGCCACGTACCCTCTTTATTGTCCCTTTCTTCTTCAGTTCATAAAATCTTCTATCtcccttctttctttctctctatcATATTCATTTTTTCTCTCTTCTCCAATCTTTTATTTGTAATATATCTTCTTCACTTCATAAAACTAATACTCTTCCGTCTCTTTAATTTATCTCTTCTCCAATTCTTAGTTCTAATATCTTTTTGAGTACTTTATGGAGTCTCCACCACCATCACCGCTATCATCACCACCATTTTCACCGCTAACATCTCCATATTCACTGCTATCAACACTGCCACTATCACCGCTGTCATCGCCACCACTATCATAACTATCATCATCACTACCACTATCACCACCGCTATCAACACTATCACCACTGCCGTTCATCGAAGAGGCAAAGACTTTAACTCAAGAAGAATTCAATTCTCTTAAGGtacttttgatatatatatatatatatatatatatatatatatatatatattcttttgaaTTTTCTAAAGCATATATATTGAGTTTACAAGTAATGCTGATGTGTTAACTTGTTATTTACTTGTTAATTTTAGGAGAGGGTTCTTCACGTAATCAACACACATACACCTGTTCCATCCGTTTTTTGACTACAAAACCAAACCTAGCACCTAAGGAGAAAAAAACATAATCCAAAAAGCAACGAACCAGTAGCTCTTTAACCCTCTACAACCATGAAAACAGGCTCTTAAGCCTCCATAGCCACcattaaacatcatgaaaaccaGTTGTTAGCACCACCATGACAACCACCTAAAACCTCCATTAAAACAAGCTTTCATCCACTTTTTTTTAACCATCTCAATAGTCGTGGAAACCAGCTAGTAAGCTAAACCGTCGAGAAACCACCATTTCCAGGTTTTGTAACGTCTGCCACTTCTCCCTTCgttatcccttttcttcttcacTTCATAAAATCCTTCTACTATCTCTCTTCTTTCTGTCTATCATAGTCTTTCTCTCTTCTCCAATCTTTTACTTCTAATATATCTTCTTCACTTCATAAAACTGATATTCTTCTGAGTACTTTATTATCTCTTCTCCAATTTTTAGTTCTTTTATCTTTTTGAGTACTTTATGGAGTCTCCACCAACATCACTACTATCATCACCACCATTTTCACCGCCAACACAGCAATATTCAACGCTATCATCACCACCACTATCATCACCAGTATCACTGGTATCATCACCACCACTATCACCACTGCCGTTCATCCAAATGCCCAAGACTTTAACTCAAGAAGAATTCAAtgtccttatatatatatatatatatatatatatatatatatatatatgcctttcttaatttatttttttaagaatTTATAACTTAAGGATTgacaaaaaaactgaaaacatttACTCTTGGACGTAATTTATGCCCAAAACAATAAAAGCGTAGGAATCCCATATTTTATAGGTAACAGGAGATAATTGTGGACTTGTTCTGCTAGTTATTGTCAAACTAGTTATCCTTAGTTGGCTCTCACTGAAACATATATCCTAGAAATATAGGGCAACCAAATGGATGGTTAGATGAAAAAACACAAACCAAGAGAATGCAACATATATGTCCTATTAGTTTAAATACAGGGCAGCAAAATGGATGGAGTTATAAGTTCGTTGAGAATTTGAGCAGGATCAACCTGAGCAAGGTAAACAGCTGTTAAGATTACTCTGCATTAGAAGATAGCAATCGAAGCTGAAGAACAGTTTTACACTTCCTTGGAACACACATCATTCGAACTATTCTAGTAACGAATATATGGACCAAGTATGCTAGCCTAGCCCCGTACAAGGCCTACAATGCTAACAAACTCAAAAGCTGGTTAGCTTTGCCAACTAAAATTTCTCATGAATGTGAATAGCTTCAGCGTTCTCCCTATCTGGTTGAGTGATCCTCTAACAAGAGATTTGGAAATAATAAGATTTTAAGCCCTTTAATGGCTATAACACCACGACGTCCACGAGTGAAAATCGCTTTATAAGTAGAAAGTTGTTAGCTTAAGCAAAGGTTCTGTAATTAATAAGAATTCATTGAGATTGAGCAGAAAGTAGCTTGTTGGGAATTAGGTCCATACATTGCTGTTATGAAAAACAAAGGTTGTGAAGCTTCAGTTTGTTGCAATATATTGCAGCAGAATCAAGTGTAAAGTAGGAATAAAATCTTTGCAACAGAAGATATATTTTACTTTACACCATGAATCCTCAATTATTTGCACCATCTATACTCAATTTAAGGACCAACAATGTGATCAAAGATTTTGAGCATTAAGGATTCATTAAGAGTTGTATGTTTAGTTTTTTGAATAAGTAAGATCCATCAAAGTAAATGTTCAAAGACCAATCTGATAATATGATATAATGACACAATACCGCGGATATCAAGAATCAAAGTTAAGCTTTTAAAATCATGACAGTGCAAAAGCAAGAATTGGGGAAAGAAAAACCGTAATTTTCATTAATAAAGCGGAAGGTATTTAAAAGAACATAAACATTGTCCTAGGTACTATGCTAGTTACTTTAACCATGTACAAGCTCATAGCTTTTGTTTAAACAATAGAGTAGTGTTAATAATAAGTATTATGAGTTGACGTCTAAAATGCAGAACCCAAAAAAGTTAAAATCTGGATCCGTCTTTGGCCGGCCAAACGTAAATCTCTAAGTATGAATGGACGCCAGCCACGATAAAAACAAAAAGCATGATCAGAAGGGATGCATAGGTAGCAATGGCGGGAAGCATGTCCTTCTTTGGAGGGGGAGTAGGGGGTGGTGaaggaggggtgggtggtgttgGGTTGTATTCCATACTGGGAGGTGTTGGGTTGTATTCCACAGTAGGGGGTGGTAAAGCAGTGGTAGGTGAAGGAGGGGTGGTGGGGTAAAGAGGGCGGGAGAATGACACAGGTAAAACCAAGATGAGGAGGAGGATGACGAGTGAATAAGGCATGAACATGATAGACTTAGCCCTGTTCTCTACTGTACCGCTAGTTGCCATATATTTGTGAGAGATTACCGAAATTGTATTCAATTGACTCCTATTTATAGATACATACTCCCTACTTTACAATCATAATCCTTTTTTATTTAGGATGCAATTTATCATAATCCTTTTTTATTTAGGATACAATTTACAAATCATATTCCTCTTTCTCTTGGGTATGGTAACTGAATATTTACAACTCTAATATCAGAGTTAATCTAGTTTTAAAAAAAAGCACAATGTAACCAAGCAATATCAATTTTAAGCCTTTGATGGATATGCAGTGTATTTACTTGACTCTTGTAACAAGTTATTCTAATAGCTCTATTTCCATTTCTCCGATAGTGCCTTTCACTCATTATAACTATCTTATAATATGAGTTGTTATTGTCCCGTTACA
Coding sequences:
- the LOC132628905 gene encoding uncharacterized protein LOC132628905; this encodes MNGSGDSGGDDTSDTGDDSGGDDSVEYCCVGGENGGDDSSDVGGDSINGDSVDSGGDSGSDDDSYDSGGDDSGDSGSVDSSEYGDVSGENGGDDSGDGGGDSIKYSKRY